The genomic segment AGTACCAAGAATTTCTGAAGCTGCACATGAGCCACATACATGGGAGAGAGAGACTTGGAGGAAGTCCTCTGCACAGCATCAAGCTGATTCACAAGCTTATAAACATAtatgagaaacaaaaatgttgGCGATTGCACGCTGGCTTTCACCAAAATCTAGAAAGGAAATTTGGCCCCCAAATGGCAAGCCAGTTAACAGGAGGGTGTTATGTGCAGATGGTGTTTGGTAAGACAATCAGCAGCAGgaaggctggcagcagctggaccCACAGCCGCTAGACCCACAGCAGTTTTGTGCACAGCCGCTGGACCCACagcagctgggctggcagcaggtggTCCTGCAGCAGCTGGTCCTGCAGCAGGTGGTATGACGGCAAGTTGGGCAgcagcaaggctggcagcagctcGACCCACAAcagcaaggctggcagcagctggaccCACAGCATGTGGGCTGGCAGCAGGTAGTCCGGCAGCAGGTGGTCCTGCAGCATGTAGGCTGGCAGCAAGGGGAGCAGCACGAGTGGGTCATGGTGTCAGGCATGGAGTGTGGGTTCCTGTTCAGAGGTGAGTTTCTCAGATTTTGATGTTTCCTCCTGTTTTGGGATTTTTATGCACTGGTGTCTCCAAAGTTCGGACCAATGAACAGGACTTTCCGTGTTGtttacatgttttttgtttgtttgtttgtttttgtagtaaCTGGAGAATTGTCAAGGAGGAAGTTATTCCTTTAAAGTGTTTTGAGGGTTCAATAATTTAGTCTTTGTCACTTTCTTAATTGAGAATACTACATAAGAACCTTTTTCCAGAAATGAGAAAGTCAGGAATCAACACCAGCTACATTTCTGGTCATTTGACATGATGTGGTCATGTGA from the Prionailurus viverrinus isolate Anna unplaced genomic scaffold, UM_Priviv_1.0 scaffold_35, whole genome shotgun sequence genome contains:
- the LOC125158690 gene encoding keratin-associated protein 9-1-like translates to MTHSCCSPCCQPTCCRTTCCRTTCCQPTCCGSSCCQPCCCGSSCCQPCCCPTCRHTTCCRTSCCRTTCCQPSCCGSSGCAQNCCGSSGCGTCPSSTPDTMTHSCFPSCCQPTCCRTTCCRTTCCQPTCVTSCCQTTCCSSPCCHPTCCQTACCQPSCGPNSCGQTCSG